A window of the Fibrobacter sp. UWH6 genome harbors these coding sequences:
- the ftsA gene encoding cell division protein FtsA, which yields MDDNKQAIKKEDYIFGLDIGASKVNLFVGISEGDSVRVVECGDFPLANADEYDLVVETLQQAVQQLERSAGVDVRDVYVGIAGKHVLSFSYKGIITLPTGEVREQDIENVKKQASTLPNGAGSLIHAFPGEYTLDDEKGIRNPKGRTGRRLEVDVQLVTSRQNALQNLTKCINRAGLNVAGYVLEPLAAACAVLTDDERELGVALVDIGAGSADIAVFLKDSVRYTNSLDLAGNVITSDISKCLNVPISLSKAEEIKKKYGTCVISNLIEDETFPVPAVGDRGDVPCSRKLLAKVITARVSEIFQLLAKDLQKQQLESLINGGIVLTGGCCELEGIENVASKAFFGKPVRIGHPKGMSGIQDAFQRPSYATGVGLLHYANKEHNNKKKNDTGAQLKVSVGDGFRKVVGFIKKYF from the coding sequence ATGGATGATAATAAGCAGGCAATAAAGAAAGAAGATTATATCTTCGGTCTCGATATTGGGGCCTCGAAGGTAAATCTGTTTGTTGGCATTTCCGAAGGGGACTCTGTTCGCGTTGTCGAATGCGGTGATTTTCCGCTGGCAAACGCTGACGAGTATGACCTCGTCGTCGAAACCTTGCAACAGGCTGTTCAGCAGCTGGAACGTTCCGCTGGTGTGGATGTGCGTGATGTCTATGTAGGCATCGCCGGAAAGCATGTGCTTTCTTTCAGCTACAAGGGTATTATCACACTCCCCACAGGCGAAGTTCGTGAGCAAGATATTGAAAATGTGAAGAAGCAGGCTAGCACCTTGCCTAATGGCGCTGGTAGCTTGATTCACGCATTCCCGGGTGAATATACCCTGGATGACGAAAAGGGTATCCGCAATCCCAAGGGCCGTACAGGCCGTCGCCTGGAAGTGGATGTGCAGCTGGTGACCTCTCGCCAGAACGCCCTGCAGAATTTGACCAAGTGCATTAACCGTGCTGGCTTGAATGTGGCTGGCTATGTGCTGGAACCTTTGGCTGCTGCCTGCGCAGTCCTTACCGATGATGAAAGGGAACTTGGTGTTGCCCTTGTTGACATTGGTGCCGGTTCTGCAGATATTGCCGTGTTCCTGAAGGATTCCGTTCGCTATACCAATTCTCTGGACCTGGCCGGTAATGTAATCACTAGCGATATCAGTAAGTGTCTGAATGTTCCTATTTCGCTGTCCAAGGCAGAAGAAATTAAGAAGAAGTATGGAACTTGCGTTATTAGCAATCTGATTGAAGATGAAACATTCCCGGTTCCCGCTGTTGGTGACCGCGGTGATGTTCCCTGCTCTCGAAAGTTGCTGGCCAAGGTCATTACGGCCCGTGTCAGTGAAATTTTCCAGTTGCTGGCAAAGGACTTGCAGAAGCAACAGCTGGAATCTTTGATCAATGGCGGCATCGTCCTTACGGGTGGCTGCTGTGAATTGGAAGGCATTGAAAATGTGGCGTCCAAGGCATTCTTTGGTAAACCGGTCCGTATTGGTCATCCCAAGGGGATGAGCGGTATTCAGGATGCTTTCCAGAGACCGTCTTATGCAACTGGTGTAGGCCTTTTGCATTACGCCAACAAGGAACATAATAACAAGAAGAAGAATGATACCGGCGCACAGCTGAAGGTTTCCGTTGGAGACGGATTTAGAAAGGTTGTCGGTTTCATCAAGAAGTATTTCTAA